The region GGCTGCGCGCGAGGTGCGCTGCTCGGTGTATTTGCCGACCAGCCACGCGAACAGCGGGATCAGCGGCACCGTGATCACGATGACCAGCGCGGAAACCCAGTCGGAGAACAGAATCCAGGCACCGACCAGCGGCGGCACGACCGCGGCGGTCACCAGCGCGGGCAGGTATTTGGTGAAGTAGGCGTCGAGCGAATCGAGTCCCTTGGTGGCCAGCGCGGTCAGCTCCGCCGGTCCGCGACGGTGGATCCACTCCGGGCCCTGCCGCATCGCCGAATCCAGCAGCAGGCCGCGCAGCTCCTCCTTCGCGCCCGCCGCCGCCCGCGCGGACACCGTTTCGGTCGCCCAGCCCAGCACCGCCCGCGCCACCACCGCACCCGCTAGCACGACGAGGTAGTGGCCGATCTCCACCGGCGCCGCGCCTCGGGTCACCACCGCCGCGAGCGCGTTGCCCAACGCCCATGCCTGCACGATCAGCGCGATCGCGGTGCCGAGGGAAAGCAGCCCGGCCACGATGAGCGCACGCCGGGCCGCCCCGGATAGGCGGGGCAGCGCCCCCAGCGGACCCATCACTCACTCCTTGTCAAACCGCAGTTGTTTCGCCCGGTGGCGGCCCGTGAACGCGTCGGGGCGCACCTCAACGTGCTCACGACAGCGTGCTGGGCACGTGGGCCGGGGGGATGTGCTTGGTGCCGATGCGTTTGCGGAACACCCAGTAGGTCCAGCCCTGGTAGATCAGCACCGCCGGGGTGCCGAAGGCGGCGACCCAGGTCATCACCGTCAGCGTGTACGGGCTGGACGCCGTGTTGGCGATCGACAGCGACCACGCGGGGTCCAAAGTGGACGGAATGACGTTTGGCCACAGCGCGCCGAACAGGGTCACCGCCACGCCCGCCAACGCCACACCTTGCAGCGCAAATGCCTGGCCGTCCCGCCACCGGTACAGCCGAGCGAGTCCGGCCAACGCCGCGACCAGCGCGATCATCAGCGGCACCCAGGTCCAGGTCTCGCCCTCCCGGAACTGCGCGATGAACACCAACGCGATCACCGGCAGCAGCAGCGGCACCCCCGCGCGCAGCGCGAACCGCCGCGCCCCGTCCCGGATCTCGCCTTCGGTCTTGAGCGCCAGGAACACCGCGCCGTGCAGCAGCGAGAACCCGCACACCGCGAGCGCGCCGATCACGTTCGGCAGCGTGAAGATCGTCCACCAACCGCCGACCCGGTCCCCGTGGGCGTCCAGCGGCAGCCCGAAGACGCTCGCGGACAGCACGAGTCCGACGATCAGCGGGGAGATCCACGAGGCGAGCACGATCACCGTGTCCCAGGTGCGCCGCCAGCGGGCGGTGTCCACCTTGCCGCGGTACTCGAACGCCACGCCGCGCCCGATCAGCGCCAGCAACAACACCAGGAACGGCAGGTAGGCCGTGCTGAACAGGGAGGCGTACCAGCCCGGGAAGGCGGCGAAGGTGGCGCCGCCCGCGACGATCAACCAAACCTCGTTGCCGTCCCAGACCGGGCCGATCGTGTTGATCAACACCCGCCGCTCCTCGTTGCGGCGGCCCAGCACCGGCAGCAGCATGCCGACGCCGAAGTCGAAGCCCTCCAGGAACAGGTAACCCAGCCACAGCAGGGCGATCACGCAAAACCAGAAGGTGGGCAGATCCATCGCAGGTGCAGCCTCTCAGTATGCGAAGGACAGGGCTTCGTCGGATTCCTGCTCGCCCTCGGGCGGCGTCGGCGGCATCACCCCGGCGAAACCACCGCGCACGTAGCGGACGATCAGGAAGACCTCCACGACCGCGAGCACCCCGTACAGCGCGGTCAGGGCGATCACCGAGGTCAACATCTCGCCGGGGTGCACCCCCGCCGACACCGCCGACGCGGTGTACATCCACACGCCGTCGACACCGGACGGAGTGGGGTTGGGCACGACCACGAACGGCTGGCGGCCCATCTCGGTGAACACCCAACCGGCGACGTTGCCGAGGAACGGCAGCGCGATGCTCAGCACCGCCAGCGGCACCCAGGCGCGCCCCTCCGGGAACTTCCGCTTGCGAGTCAGCCACAACACGACCACGGCGCCGAGCGCGGCCAGCGCGCCGAAGCCGATCATGAACCGGAAGCCCCAGTAGGTCACCGGCAGGTTCGGCACGTAGTTGATCGGCTGGCCCGCGAACACGCCCAACCGCGGGTCGTCTGGGTAGTTCGTGCCGTACTTGGCCTGATACTCCGGGATCAGCGCCGTCACGCCCCTGACCTCGCTGTGGAAGTCGCCTTCGGCGAGGTAGGACAGGATGTAGGGCACCGTGAAGCTCTTGACGCTCTCGCAATCGGGTCGGCGGACGTCGCCGATCGCGAAGATCGAGAAGCTGGCGGGCGCCTCGCTGTGGCACAGCGCCTCCGCGGAGGCCATCTTCATCGGCTGCTGCTGGAACATCAGCTTGCCCTGCACGTCACCGGAGACCGCCAGCCCGGCAAACGCGATCACCGCGACCCACGCGCCCAACCGAATCGAAGCGTGCCAAGCACGGCGGTCCTCGTCGTCCGGGTCGGACTTGCGGTGGTGCCGGGCGATCTGCCACGCGGCGATGCCGATCAGGAACGAACCCGCGACAGCGAAGCAGCCGAACACGGTGTGCGGGAACGCGGCGAGCACGGTGTTGTTGCTCAGCACCGCCCAGATCGAGGTCAGCCTGGGCCGGCCTGCGACGAGCTCGATACCGACGGGGTGCTGCATCCACGAGTTGGCGGCCAGGATGAAGTACGCGGACAGCACGGTCGCCAGCGAGAAGGCCCAGGCGCAGGCCAGGTGCACGCCCTTGGACAGTCGGTCCCAACCAAAAATCCACAGGCCGAGGAAGGTGGACTCGACGAAGAACGCGAGAAGGCCCTCCATCGCCAGGGGCGCGCCGAAGACGTCGCCGACGAACCGCGAATAGGAACTCCAGGCCATCCCGAACTGGAATTCCTGCACGAGGCCGGTGACCACGCCCATGGCGAAGTTGATCAGCAGCAGTTTGCCCCAGAACTTGGTCATCTTCAGGTACCGCTGTTTGCCGGTGCGATACCAAGCGGTCTGCATTCCGGCGACCAGCACCGCCAGCCCGATGGTCAACGGAACCATCAGGAAGTGGTAGACGGTGGTAATGCCGAACTGCCAGCGGGCGATGTCGAGCAGATCCACGGCTCCACATTGCCGTTCTCGTGTCAGAATGCGCAGAGGCAAGGGCCCTATCTCACCCGGTCGAGGGTCCTAGACCCGGGCGGGACCTTGGTCCTGGTCACTCAGAGCAAGCGTTGCCGCCGCATCGATTACTTGTACCAAGCGATCCGGTGAAGCGAAAGACTTCAACGCGAAGAAACCCCGCCGACTCGGGCACCGCCTCGGACGCCGGCGATCAGCGCAGGGCTTCGGCGACCGCCTCCGCCGCCTCCAACACCTGCGGCCCGATCTCGTCCGGCACCAGCGGCTGGAGCGCCACCACGCCGACGCTGGCGCGCAACCCCGGGACCCCGCGCACCGGCGCGGCGACCCCGAACGCACCCGACTGCAGGTCGCCGCTGCTGGCGATCCAAGGCGGCCCACCCGGCGGGAGATCCACGGCGCGACCGGCCGCGCCGCGTTGGACCGGATGCCGGGTGCCGACCCGGTACGACACGTGGTAGCTGGTCCACGACGGCTCGACGACCGCCACGGCCTGCGCCTCGCTGCCATCGGCCACGGTCAGGTGCACCGTCGCACCGACCTTCTCCGCCAACGCCCGCAATGCGGGCAGCGATGCGACGCGCAGCTGCGGCAATACTCGTCCGGCCAGCCAAAGCACGCCGAGACCGAGCCGCACCTTCGACCCCTCCCGACGGACCAGGCCACGGCTTTGCAACGGCCCGAGCAGCCGGTACACCGCCGCCCGACTGACCCCGACGGTCGCCGCCAGTTCGCTGATGGAGGGCGCCTCGCCTTCCGCGTCCGCCACGGCCTGCAGCAGGTTGAGCCCGCGTTCCAGCGTCAGCGAGCTCTCCTTGGTGGCCGGTTGGACGACGTCTCGCGGCAGGCCCATCGGAGCGCGAATCGGCTCGGGGCTGGGTTGAGCCATCGCGTCACCTCCGAGCCGCAGCCAGCACCGTGCCGGTCACCTCGCCGAGTCCGATCACCGAGCCGTCGGGTCCCGGCGCCCTGCCACCCAGTGTCACCCGGTCGCCGTCCTGGAGGAAGGTTCGCTGCTCGCCGTCTTCCAACGTGATCGGTTCCGCTCCGCCCCAGGTCAGTTCGAGCAGGCAGCCGCGCTGGTCGCGATCCGGGCCGGACACGGTGCCGGAGGCGAACAGGTCCCCGGAGCGCACCGGTGCCCCGTTCACGGTCATGTGCGCCAACTGCTGCGCGGGCGACCAGGTCATCTGCGCGAACTGCGGCCGGGACAGCACTGTCTCGTTGCAGCGCACCTCCAGCCGCAGGTCCAGCCCCCACGGCTCGTTCTCGACGAGGTAGGGCTGCAACGCGTGCTCCGGCTCCGGCGGCCGGACCCGGGCCTGTTCGAACGCCGCCAGCGGGGTGATCCATCCGGCAACCGAGGTGGCGAACGACTTGGCCAGGAACGGACCCAGCGGCTTGGACTCCCAGACCTGGATGTCGCGCGCCGACCAGTCGTTGACCAGCGCCACCCCGAACACGTGCTCAGCGAAGTCGGAAGTGGGCACCTGGGCGGCCGGTTCGCCCCCGCAGACGAAACCGACCTCCGCCTCGAAGTCCAGCCGCCGGGTCGGGCCGAACGCGGGCCGCAGGTCACCGGCGGCCTTGCGCTGCCCGCTCGGGCGGTGGATATCGGTGCCGGAGACGTAAACGGTGCCAGCCCGGCCGTGGTAGGCGATCGGCAGGTGCGCCCAGTTCTCCGGCAGCGGCGCGGCCGCGCGGCGGAAGATGCGCGCGACGTTCTCCGCGTGGTGCCGCGACGAGAAGAAGTCGACGTAGTCCGCGACGGTGAACGGCAGCACCAGGGTGTGCCAGTCGGTGCGCACCAGCTGCGCACCGACGGGCGCCTGGTCGGCCGCGACGAGTTCGGTGAGCCGCTCCCGCAGTTCGTGCCAGCGGGTTCGGCCCGCCGCCAGCAGCGGGTCGAGGGAATCACCGGCGACCAGCCCGGCGAGTCGAGGACCGAGCGCCCCGGCGATACCGCGCAACGGCAGCGCATGCCGCCCGACCCGCACCGCGACGACCGGGCCACCGCCGGTCACCAGCACCCCGTAGGGCAGCGTCTGCGGGCCGAACGGCTTGTCCGGGGCGAACTCGGGATCCTCGATCCAGGTCAAAGCAGCCCCAATCCCTCAAGTTCGGCGGCCGGGTCCTGCACCGAGCGCGAGCCGTAGGAGGCGAAGACATCACGCACCGCCTTGGCCGCGTCGTCGGACAGGGAGCGCGCCTCCCGAGCCAACTCGGCGCCGTCGGTGCTGGCCAGCGCCGCCCGCACATCCTTGCCGGACAGCGAGCGCGCGGTCGCGACAAGGAGGTTGAGGAAACCGTGATGGGTGAACCCGGTCTCCGGGTCGGCGCCGCGCACCGCCGTGTGCAGCCCGGTGGTGGCCTTGAACGGGACGTCGAGGGTTCCGGCCACCGCGAGGAAGTCGGTGACCACATCGATGGACGGCACCGATTCGGCGGTCTGCCCGCCGCAGCGCAGCTTCGGCCAGCAACCGTGCTCGGCGACCCGCCGGATGCCGTCCAGCCAGCCGTTGCCGCCGCGACGCGGCTCGACCACCCGGATGATGTCCTCCGGCACGAACTCGGACACTCGCTCCAGCCAGATGTCGTCGACGTCCGATGGCGCGGGCATCTCGACCATCCGCAGCGCCAGCAGCTCCTGCCGCCCCTCGATGATCGACAGGGCCTTGGGCACGCCCCCCAGTCCGGTGTCGCACACCAGCGAGAGCGGCACCGGCGTGGCCGGCTTGACCTTCGCCAGTTCGGTGATCAGTTCGGCCAACCGGGACGCCTGGCACAGCATCGGCCCCAGCAGCCCCGGGTACGCGCCGCCGCGCGCGTCGAGGTGGTCGGCCACCGCCTGCGGGACGGCCGCTGGCCCCGGCGGGAACAGCGCGGCGTCGTCAACCAGTCGGGCGAACAGGGGCGGAATGCCGCGCGGACCGGGCGCGCGAAGCTCAACAGCGCTTGACACGGCTGACACGCTAATGCCGTATCGACCAGTGAACAAAGGTGCCCGATAAACGGACGGTGGCCCGGGTCATCAGCGCCTCCCTCGCCAGGTTTGGGCATCATCATCCACCTGACTCCGGAGGGGCTCGCACTGCCCCTTCGCGCACTATTCCGGTTGGCTCCCCGTGACGCCGTTCCAACTGGTACTAAAGGAGGTACGCAAATCGGCCGACGGGCAGCTCGCCGCCCGGAAACCCCCTAGCCGCGATCCACCCGGAAGATGACTTTCCCGGACCGCGCATCTAAGTTAGGCTTGCCTAAGTTGGAGGTGAGCAGTGGGCGAGACGACCACCCGCCGGCCCGCGACGCCGAGCCCCGCGGAACGAGCCAGGAGCATCGCCAAGCGCGGTGGCCGCGCGGCGCTCCTGCCGTCCAGCGAGGCTTCGGCGCGCATCGCGCCGTTGCTGCACCACGTGCACTCCGATGGCACCGCCACCCTGCTGCTCGCCGATGAACACCCGCTGATCGCCGCCGCCTGGCAGGCTCCGCGCACCGAACTCGCCGCCGTGCTGGAGCTCGCGGACCCGACGCCGGTCCGGCTGCGCGAGCCCGTGCGCGGGCTGCTGTGGCTGACCGGTTGGGTGCGGCTGCTCGACGGCGCGGCGGCCCGCGCCGAGGTGCTCTCGGTCGCCAAGGAGAAGCCGGACCCCCGCCTGCTGGACGCCGGGCACGGCGCGAGCGTGCTGCGGTTGGAGTCGGCGTCGCTGGTGCTGGCCGACGCGGAGGGCACCGGTTCGGTGGATCCGGCGGAATTCCAGGCCGCCGCGCCGGATCCGTTCTGCATGCAGGAGGACGCCTGGCTGCGCCACCTGGAGCTGTCG is a window of Saccharopolyspora phatthalungensis DNA encoding:
- the cydB gene encoding cytochrome d ubiquinol oxidase subunit II, coding for MDLPTFWFCVIALLWLGYLFLEGFDFGVGMLLPVLGRRNEERRVLINTIGPVWDGNEVWLIVAGGATFAAFPGWYASLFSTAYLPFLVLLLALIGRGVAFEYRGKVDTARWRRTWDTVIVLASWISPLIVGLVLSASVFGLPLDAHGDRVGGWWTIFTLPNVIGALAVCGFSLLHGAVFLALKTEGEIRDGARRFALRAGVPLLLPVIALVFIAQFREGETWTWVPLMIALVAALAGLARLYRWRDGQAFALQGVALAGVAVTLFGALWPNVIPSTLDPAWSLSIANTASSPYTLTVMTWVAAFGTPAVLIYQGWTYWVFRKRIGTKHIPPAHVPSTLS
- a CDS encoding cytochrome ubiquinol oxidase subunit I, which gives rise to MDLLDIARWQFGITTVYHFLMVPLTIGLAVLVAGMQTAWYRTGKQRYLKMTKFWGKLLLINFAMGVVTGLVQEFQFGMAWSSYSRFVGDVFGAPLAMEGLLAFFVESTFLGLWIFGWDRLSKGVHLACAWAFSLATVLSAYFILAANSWMQHPVGIELVAGRPRLTSIWAVLSNNTVLAAFPHTVFGCFAVAGSFLIGIAAWQIARHHRKSDPDDEDRRAWHASIRLGAWVAVIAFAGLAVSGDVQGKLMFQQQPMKMASAEALCHSEAPASFSIFAIGDVRRPDCESVKSFTVPYILSYLAEGDFHSEVRGVTALIPEYQAKYGTNYPDDPRLGVFAGQPINYVPNLPVTYWGFRFMIGFGALAALGAVVVLWLTRKRKFPEGRAWVPLAVLSIALPFLGNVAGWVFTEMGRQPFVVVPNPTPSGVDGVWMYTASAVSAGVHPGEMLTSVIALTALYGVLAVVEVFLIVRYVRGGFAGVMPPTPPEGEQESDEALSFAY
- a CDS encoding IclR family transcriptional regulator, with product MGLPRDVVQPATKESSLTLERGLNLLQAVADAEGEAPSISELAATVGVSRAAVYRLLGPLQSRGLVRREGSKVRLGLGVLWLAGRVLPQLRVASLPALRALAEKVGATVHLTVADGSEAQAVAVVEPSWTSYHVSYRVGTRHPVQRGAAGRAVDLPPGGPPWIASSGDLQSGAFGVAAPVRGVPGLRASVGVVALQPLVPDEIGPQVLEAAEAVAEALR
- a CDS encoding fumarylacetoacetate hydrolase family protein, with the protein product MTWIEDPEFAPDKPFGPQTLPYGVLVTGGGPVVAVRVGRHALPLRGIAGALGPRLAGLVAGDSLDPLLAAGRTRWHELRERLTELVAADQAPVGAQLVRTDWHTLVLPFTVADYVDFFSSRHHAENVARIFRRAAAPLPENWAHLPIAYHGRAGTVYVSGTDIHRPSGQRKAAGDLRPAFGPTRRLDFEAEVGFVCGGEPAAQVPTSDFAEHVFGVALVNDWSARDIQVWESKPLGPFLAKSFATSVAGWITPLAAFEQARVRPPEPEHALQPYLVENEPWGLDLRLEVRCNETVLSRPQFAQMTWSPAQQLAHMTVNGAPVRSGDLFASGTVSGPDRDQRGCLLELTWGGAEPITLEDGEQRTFLQDGDRVTLGGRAPGPDGSVIGLGEVTGTVLAAARR
- a CDS encoding DUF2470 domain-containing protein; protein product: MGETTTRRPATPSPAERARSIAKRGGRAALLPSSEASARIAPLLHHVHSDGTATLLLADEHPLIAAAWQAPRTELAAVLELADPTPVRLREPVRGLLWLTGWVRLLDGAAARAEVLSVAKEKPDPRLLDAGHGASVLRLESASLVLADAEGTGSVDPAEFQAAAPDPFCMQEDAWLRHLELSHRDVVGLLARHLPEQLRGGHIRPLGLDKYGLRLRVESADGDHDVRLAFSRPASTTEHLGAELRRLVGCPFLAQQRSA